The following are encoded in a window of Flavobacterium cupriresistens genomic DNA:
- a CDS encoding SDR family oxidoreductase — translation MTQISILGCGWLGLPLAKQLIAKGNRINGSTTTDSKLSILQNTGINAFLVSIEEDQISETIIPFLDKSDVLIIDIPPKLRAENQDSEKKVFVEKIKNLIPFIEKAGVKKVLFVSSTSVYGNENSTITEETNPNPDTESGKQLLLAEAVLQNNPNFETTILRFGGLIGEDRQPVKFLSGKENLANPDAPVNLIHQKDCIGIIEEIITLAKWNEVFNAAAPFHPTREEYYTQKAIDLNLALPKFSSEKSNSRKTISSKKIETLLNYSFKLENY, via the coding sequence ATGACACAAATTAGTATTTTAGGCTGTGGTTGGCTGGGTTTGCCTTTGGCGAAGCAATTAATCGCAAAAGGAAATCGGATAAACGGATCGACGACTACTGACAGCAAACTTTCAATTCTGCAAAATACCGGAATAAATGCGTTTTTAGTTTCGATTGAAGAGGATCAAATTTCAGAAACAATAATTCCGTTTTTGGACAAAAGTGATGTTCTAATTATTGACATTCCACCTAAACTACGAGCAGAAAATCAGGATTCTGAAAAGAAAGTTTTTGTAGAAAAAATAAAAAATCTGATTCCGTTTATTGAAAAAGCAGGCGTAAAAAAAGTACTTTTTGTGAGCTCAACTTCTGTTTACGGAAATGAAAACAGCACTATTACCGAAGAAACAAATCCAAATCCGGATACCGAAAGCGGGAAACAATTGCTTTTAGCAGAAGCAGTTTTACAAAACAATCCCAATTTTGAGACTACGATTCTGCGTTTCGGAGGACTAATTGGCGAAGATCGCCAGCCTGTAAAGTTTCTTTCAGGAAAAGAAAACCTGGCAAATCCGGATGCTCCTGTCAATCTGATTCATCAAAAGGATTGTATTGGAATCATTGAAGAAATAATTACCCTCGCCAAATGGAACGAAGTTTTCAATGCTGCTGCTCCCTTCCATCCTACCCGTGAGGAATATTACACACAAAAAGCGATTGATTTAAACTTAGCTTTACCAAAATTCAGCTCCGAAAAATCAAATAGCCGGAAAACCATTTCAAGTAAAAAAATTGAAACTTTATTAAATTATAGCTTTAAGCTGGAAAATTATTAG
- a CDS encoding LysR family transcriptional regulator, protein MEIRHLRLIKAIVEEGSITKAIDKLHLTQSALSHQLKEAEYQLGTPVFSRINKKLVLTKAGEKMYQIANEILDKLSQTETQIKQMVFGEYGEIRISTECFSSYHWLPSVLKQFHLLYPNVELKIVTEATHIPLQKLLENTIDIAIVSDQIKDNNIKYMELFQDEVVMAVSENHPWANKKYVVAEDFVNEHLLIHSLPMETVTIHQFILGPAKVVPKKITPLPLTEASLEMVKADMGVMSMAKWALLPHLKTSPIKAVKIGKNGLKRKHFIAIREKELYPDYFHHFITFLQTEINLQWNIQ, encoded by the coding sequence AATCGACAAACTTCACCTGACACAATCAGCTCTGAGCCATCAACTTAAAGAAGCCGAGTATCAATTGGGTACTCCTGTTTTTTCGAGAATCAATAAAAAACTGGTTCTGACCAAGGCCGGTGAAAAAATGTATCAGATTGCCAATGAAATTCTCGACAAGCTTTCGCAAACGGAGACTCAAATCAAACAAATGGTTTTTGGTGAATACGGTGAAATCCGCATTAGCACCGAGTGTTTTTCGAGTTACCACTGGTTGCCTTCCGTCCTAAAACAATTCCATCTTTTATATCCGAACGTTGAGCTAAAAATTGTCACAGAAGCAACCCACATACCACTACAAAAGTTATTGGAAAACACCATTGATATTGCCATAGTAAGCGATCAGATAAAAGACAATAACATTAAATACATGGAGCTTTTTCAGGACGAAGTTGTCATGGCAGTTTCTGAAAACCATCCTTGGGCCAACAAAAAATATGTTGTTGCCGAAGATTTTGTAAACGAACATTTGCTGATTCACTCCCTTCCGATGGAAACGGTTACCATACATCAATTTATTCTGGGCCCCGCCAAAGTCGTCCCAAAGAAAATCACTCCTTTACCTCTGACAGAAGCTTCCTTAGAAATGGTCAAAGCCGATATGGGGGTTATGTCTATGGCAAAATGGGCGTTATTGCCACATTTAAAAACGAGTCCGATCAAGGCCGTTAAAATTGGCAAAAACGGTTTAAAAAGAAAACACTTTATCGCGATTCGAGAAAAGGAATTGTATCCGGACTATTTTCATCATTTTATTACCTTTTTACAAACCGAAATCAATCTTCAATGGAATATTCAATAA
- a CDS encoding winged helix DNA-binding domain-containing protein, translated as MTHPEIALLRMASQKILKTTFHEPQEIVHHLGAMQAQDYTMAKWAIGSRCDASEKMIEEAINSGQIIRTHILRPTWHFVSATDIHWMLDISGPQVKKIILSAAKKYDLDEKKLKKINNSIEKILSNHKSLTREEIIRELGFKKETDQNFSSTLIMGYAELDGVVCNGNMKGRQITYSLLEEKVPKTKTKLTKEEGLARLAKRYFESHGPATLPDFIWWSGFPATVAKLAVLSVESELDTIEVDGTKYWFKKGLSKETSIPKKIHFLPSFDEILISYKTREITIAKEHQPNAFTNNGIFWPIIIENEKVIGTWKRTAKKEHTKIETSFFETINPDKKNLVFEAIKPFENYLESKISIE; from the coding sequence ATGACACATCCGGAAATAGCACTTCTCAGAATGGCCTCCCAGAAAATCCTGAAAACCACCTTTCATGAACCCCAGGAAATTGTACATCATTTAGGTGCCATGCAGGCACAAGATTATACCATGGCCAAATGGGCAATTGGCTCCCGATGTGACGCTTCAGAGAAAATGATCGAAGAGGCTATTAATTCAGGTCAAATCATCCGCACCCATATTTTACGCCCTACCTGGCATTTTGTTTCGGCAACTGACATTCATTGGATGCTTGACATTTCCGGGCCTCAGGTGAAAAAAATTATTCTTTCGGCTGCTAAAAAATATGATTTGGACGAAAAGAAGCTCAAAAAAATCAACAACTCAATCGAAAAGATTTTATCCAATCATAAAAGTCTTACTCGCGAAGAAATCATACGCGAGCTGGGTTTTAAGAAAGAAACGGATCAAAATTTTTCAAGTACACTGATCATGGGCTATGCCGAGTTAGACGGTGTTGTCTGCAACGGAAACATGAAAGGCAGACAAATAACCTATTCTTTACTGGAAGAAAAAGTTCCAAAAACAAAAACCAAACTGACTAAAGAAGAAGGCTTAGCCCGACTTGCCAAACGCTATTTTGAAAGTCATGGCCCCGCAACATTACCCGATTTTATCTGGTGGTCGGGGTTTCCTGCTACTGTAGCCAAACTTGCAGTTCTTTCAGTTGAGTCAGAACTTGACACGATCGAGGTTGATGGTACAAAATACTGGTTTAAGAAAGGCCTGTCTAAGGAAACTTCCATTCCTAAAAAAATTCATTTCCTCCCTTCTTTTGACGAAATTCTAATCTCGTATAAAACCAGAGAAATTACAATTGCCAAAGAGCATCAGCCAAACGCTTTCACCAACAATGGTATCTTCTGGCCGATAATTATTGAGAATGAAAAAGTAATCGGAACCTGGAAACGCACAGCAAAAAAGGAACATACAAAAATAGAAACCAGCTTTTTTGAAACCATCAATCCTGATAAAAAAAACCTTGTTTTCGAAGCTATTAAACCCTTTGAAAACTATTTAGAATCGAAAATCAGTATTGAATAA
- a CDS encoding methylated-DNA--[protein]-cysteine S-methyltransferase: MEQTAYIQSPLGITTIVGDEDGISVISVTKEGQVSVEIPEVLQEAVVQLQEYFEGKRIDFTLKLNPKGTEFQQKVWKSLLEIPYGKTVSYMDQTKKLGDVKAIRAVASANGKNPLWIVVPCHRVIGTDGSLTGYAGEIWRKKWLLEHENPVKQQSLF, encoded by the coding sequence ATGGAACAAACAGCATACATACAATCTCCTCTCGGGATCACAACGATTGTTGGTGATGAAGACGGCATCTCGGTTATTTCGGTAACAAAAGAGGGACAGGTTTCTGTTGAAATACCTGAAGTACTTCAAGAGGCTGTTGTGCAATTACAGGAATATTTTGAAGGCAAAAGAATTGATTTCACTTTAAAACTAAACCCAAAGGGAACTGAATTTCAGCAAAAAGTCTGGAAATCACTGCTCGAGATTCCCTATGGAAAAACTGTAAGTTATATGGACCAGACCAAAAAACTGGGCGATGTAAAAGCGATTCGCGCGGTTGCATCGGCAAATGGCAAAAACCCGCTTTGGATTGTAGTGCCCTGTCACCGTGTTATCGGTACAGATGGATCTCTTACCGGTTACGCCGGAGAAATCTGGCGCAAAAAGTGGCTTTTAGAACATGAGAATCCTGTTAAACAGCAAAGTTTATTCTAA
- a CDS encoding GNAT family N-acetyltransferase, translating into MEYSIRNCELADLPKLVLLCQKHAAFEKADFSIAGKEEALKKALFSEKQRLNCLVVATTDTIVGYASYTFDYSTWDAADFMYMDCLFLEEEVRSFGIGELLIDRLKLIAAEKECANIQWQTPQFNERAIKFYNRIGAKGKDKVRFTLPL; encoded by the coding sequence ATGGAATATTCAATAAGAAACTGCGAACTTGCAGACTTACCCAAATTAGTCCTTTTATGCCAAAAACATGCCGCTTTCGAGAAAGCTGATTTTTCAATTGCCGGAAAAGAAGAAGCCTTAAAAAAAGCATTATTTAGCGAAAAACAGAGACTAAACTGTTTAGTAGTAGCAACTACTGATACCATCGTGGGTTACGCTTCTTATACCTTTGACTATTCGACCTGGGATGCTGCCGATTTTATGTACATGGACTGTTTGTTTCTGGAAGAAGAAGTACGAAGTTTTGGAATTGGGGAACTCCTGATCGACAGACTTAAGCTAATTGCCGCTGAAAAAGAATGTGCCAATATACAATGGCAAACACCACAATTTAACGAAAGAGCAATCAAATTCTACAACAGAATTGGCGCGAAAGGAAAAGACAAAGTCCGTTTTACATTACCTTTATAG
- a CDS encoding 3'-5' exonuclease yields MIEKINLNNILFLDIETVPEEEHFTSLDAEMQSLWDHKTQYQRKDDFSPEEFYDRAGIWAEFGKIVCISVGYFIIKGDIRNFRVTSFFGEEKKILHDFNNLLNNHFNGPQHILCGHNAKEFDIPFIARRMIINQIAIPNKLNLFGKKPWEIAHLDTLELWKFGDYKHFTSLKLLTKILGIPSPKGDIDGSQVAHVFYVEKDIDRIVTYCEKDTIAVAQIFLRLRREDLLIEDEIIHV; encoded by the coding sequence ATGATTGAAAAAATAAACCTTAACAACATTTTGTTTCTGGATATAGAAACCGTTCCGGAAGAGGAACACTTTACTTCTCTGGATGCTGAAATGCAATCTTTGTGGGATCACAAAACCCAGTATCAGCGAAAAGACGATTTCTCTCCTGAAGAATTTTACGATCGTGCCGGTATTTGGGCAGAGTTTGGTAAAATCGTTTGTATTTCGGTGGGTTATTTTATCATCAAAGGCGACATTCGAAATTTTAGAGTGACTTCCTTTTTTGGAGAAGAAAAGAAAATACTCCACGACTTCAATAACCTGCTGAACAATCATTTCAACGGACCGCAGCATATTTTGTGCGGACATAACGCCAAAGAGTTTGATATTCCGTTTATTGCACGACGCATGATTATCAATCAGATTGCGATTCCAAACAAACTTAACTTATTCGGCAAAAAACCTTGGGAAATTGCCCATCTCGATACCTTGGAGTTATGGAAATTTGGCGATTATAAACATTTTACGTCTCTAAAATTACTGACCAAAATTCTTGGCATTCCATCACCAAAAGGCGATATCGACGGAAGTCAGGTTGCTCATGTTTTTTATGTAGAGAAAGATATTGACCGTATTGTAACCTATTGCGAAAAGGACACAATAGCCGTTGCACAGATTTTTCTGCGTTTGCGTAGGGAAGATTTATTGATTGAAGATGAGATTATTCATGTATAG